The Mycolicibacterium flavescens genomic interval GTTTGACGCCGGTCGGCGCCGCCGCAGCGCGGCTGTGGAAGAACACGGTCGTGTACGTGAAAGAAAACGTGCTCGCCGATGACGCGCTGGCGACACCGTTGGTCGTCGGCCACGCCACGCGCCTGCTGGCCGCGGTGACGTTGTCGACGTTTCCGAACTCGGCGCGGGTTCCTCGGTCGTGCTCACACAACCACACCGATCACCAGCCGGTTCTGCTTCGTCGTGCGATCGAGTTCATCGACGCGAATGTGCAGAGGGACATCGGCCTGACAGATATCGCCGAAGCCGTCCACGTCACACCCCGGGCGGTGCAGTACATGTTCAGGCGCCACCGCGCCACCACACCCCTTCAGTACCTGCGCAGGGCTCGGTTGAACTACGCGCACCGGGAACTTCTGGCAGGACGGCAAGGCGCCACCGTCACCGAGATTGCAGCCCGATGGGGGTTCGCGCACACGGGTCGGTTCGCGGTGCTGTACCGACAAATGTACGGCCAGAGCCCGCACATCACGCTGAACAGCAGCGGTTCACGGCGTCACGTTCTCCGGTCCAATCACCGCCCACACCGTCTTGCCTGACGTCGTCGGCGCGTTCCCCCAGCTGCGACAGAGCGCCGCGACGATCCGCAACCCCGACGGTCGTCCCGTGGCTGTGGCCGCTTCCCTGAGTAGGGCGGGAGCGCGGCTTGTGTCGTTGACGGCGACCGCCACCGAGTGACCGCTGCACTCCACCCGCAGACCGGGAGCGCTGTCGGTGTGCTGCAGGACGTTTTCGACCAACGTCGTGACCACGACCTTCACCGTCGAGACCATCTCCGTGCGGGCCCAGGTCGTCAGCCACTCTGCACTCAGTTCCCTGGCTCGCTGAAGGCTGGGTAGCGCGGCGGGCAGCTCGGCGCGTGCCCGCCTGCGAAGTCGAGGCGTGCTGGTCGCATTGAGTCGGTCGATGGCGGACCCAGCGCAGGCGAAGACCGGTACGTGGCGGGTGACGCCGGCGTCATCGATGGCAGCGCGCGTCGAAGTATCCCCACACAGCAGCACCACGGGCACGCCGGGCCACCGGTCGACGTGCCGTCGGGCGCTGCTGAACACCGCCCAGGCAGAAGCGGCTGGAACGTCGATACCGGCGATGTCGACCAAGACTGCCTGCGGTTCGTCGAGCGCTGTCTGGATGATCTGATCGCGCAGCGAGCGATACGTGCTGCCGTCCAGCACGCCGCGAGGCCTCAAGACGACTGCCGAACCGTAAGGAGCTGTTGACACTTCGACGCCCTGCATTGCGAGTCGTCTACCCGCTTCGGCGGTGCGCAAATCGAGTCAGAGCTTGGCGATGACCTTCTCGGCGAACTTCTCCAGGTGACGGATCTTGGTGCCTAGCGGTTCTGCGTCCGGTCCGGTGATGTAGGGCATCCGGAACCCGACGATGACGTCGGTGACGCCTTTGTCTTCGAGTCGTTTGATGCCGTCGGGCGTGTACGCGTCGGCGGAGATCACGTGAATCTCGAACGGCCCGGTACTGCCTTCTTCTTCGCGAAACTGCTTGAGCTGCTTGAGGAGTCGGTCCAGCTCCTCGGCGTCGCCGCCACCGTGCATCCAGCCGTCATTGCGTGCGGCCCGCTTGAGCGCGGCGTCGGCGTGGCCCCCGATGAGGATCGGGATCGGTTCGGTGGGCGCCGGCGTCATCTTCGTTTTCGGGATGTCGTAGAACTCGCCGTGGAACTCGAAGTACTCGCCGGTGGTCAGCCCCCTGATGATCTCGATGCACTCGTCCATGCGCTTACCGCGCCTGGCGAACGGCACATCCATCAGCTCGTAATCCTCGGGCCACGGGCTGGTGCCGACGCCCAGGCCGAGACGGTTCCCGAACAGAGCGGCCAGCGAGCCGGCCTGTTTGGCCACCAGCGCGGGCGGCCGGATGGGGAGCTTGAGGACGAAGAAGTTGAACCGCAGCGTGCTGGTGACCGCGCTCAGCGCGCCTGCGAGCACGAACGCCTCGATGAACGCCTTGCCGTCGAGGAATTCGCGGCTGCCGTCCGGGGTGTAGGGGTATCTGGAGTCCGACTCGAACGGGTAGGCGACGCTGTCGGCGATCGTCATCGCGTGGTAGCCGGCCGCCTCTGCGGCTTGTGCCAGTGGAATGTAGAACGTCGGATCGGTCATCGCTTCGGCATAGGTGAACCGCACACGGAAATACTAGAACGTGTTCTAGTTCTTGGTTTAGGTATTGGCGCATCGGGAATCTGGACGCCGTGAGTGCGGCCAAAGCTATGTACAAACCCCTTTCGATGATGAGCGCCGTCGCGGGCGGACTCATCGCCGGCAAGATCTTCACCGAGATCTGGCAACGGATGCACCCGGACGACGAAGAGCCGGATCCGGAGGACCTCAACCGGTCGACGCGGGAGGTGTTCATCGCCGCCGCGATACAGGGCTTGCTCGTGGGCGTGGTGCGCGCGGCGCTGGCGCGCGGCCAGGCGAAGAGCTTCCAGGCGTTGACCAACGAGAACCCCGAGTAACGGTCAGCGACCCAGCTCGTCGCGGACGCGATGGTGGCACGGTTGCGCCGGCCTAGCCGTTCAACGGGTAGGGCGGTGCGCCGACGCCCGCAACACAGTGCGTGCCCCACGGCGTCACCTCGGTCAGCTGGCCCTCTGCGGTGCAGTCGGCGATCGAGATGCGCACGGCCTGGGGCAGCCGGATCTCGGATGCCAGATCGAAAACCATTCCGCGCCAGTGGTATCGGCCGTCGATCGGATCGAGGTGACCGGTCAGGCGCACCCGCACGCCGTGATCGGTGTCGTTCATCCGGAGGGCCGCGAGGCCGTCATACACATCACTCATCGAGGCAGAAATCCGCTACGGCGCCACATCCGGCGGGCGATCGGCCCCATCAGATCGATCTCTTCGAAGAACGATGCCAGCGGCGCGAAACCGGCCTCTTTCCGACTTCGATGGTGGTTGTTGGCCAATGCCATCCGGCGGGCGGCACGGGCGTCGAGACCCATGCGCCGGTACGGGGCGGGGATGGTCAGCAGGTAGCGGTAGAACGGTCCTCCGACGCCGTGCAGGTTGCTCATCACGAATCGTTGGGTGAAGCCCATGTGAGGCCTGGTGCGACGCAGCCCGTCGCGCGCGTACTGGATGTGGCGCGCCTCCTCGGTCACGTGGATGCGCATGAGCCGCTGGACGATTGGCTGCAATTCGGGATTCTCGAGGATCTGGCGCTGCAGCGCGTCGAAGATCTCCTCGCCGACCAGTGCGGCACCCCACAGGATCGGTCCGCGGAACAGCAGCGGGAGTGCGTTGATGACGGCCCGCTGCCACCGGCGGGGCTGCACCGGGTCGGCGCCGAGCCGCTCGATCACTTTGCCGAACATGACCATATGCCGTGTCTCGTCACCGAGTTCGGTCAGCGAGTAGTGCGTCGATGACGCCCTCACATCCCGGTGCATCAGGTCGCGCAGGAGTGCCTGGTTGAGGATGTTCTCGAACCAGATACCCGCCGACAGGATGTTGACCAATTCCTGACGGGACAACTCAATCTGCTGCTCGCGGGTCATCGCGTCCCACAGCGGCGTGCCGTAGAGGGTCACGGTGTGCGGCGGCAGGAAGAATTTGTCGGGGTCAAGCGGTGCGTCCCAGTCGATGTCCACGGCCGGTGCATAGGACTTCTTGGCGGAGCCTTTGAGCAGGCGTTCTGCGATGTTTTCGCGCGTCGGGCGGGAGCTGCTGACCGGTGTCGTCATGGATTCACGGTAAGTAGGCCGCAGACTTAAGTCAATACCGGCGGTACCGCATACTTGCGGTAACGGTTGCGTTTGCCGGGGGCGGGTGAGGGTATCGGGTGGTATGCGAACCGACGAGGACGACAGGACTGCCCAGGCACCTGACCCCGACGATCCCCGCAAACCCGAGTCGCCGACCGATCTCACCCGGCCGTCCCTGCTGTATTCGATGCGCAAGGCGGTGCGCGAGTTCCAAAAAGACGAGTGCACGGACCTGGCCGCGGCGCTGACCTACTACGCAGTGCTGTCGATCTTTCCCGCGCTGGTGGTCATGGTGTCGCTGCTGGGCGTGTTCGGGCAGGGCAGGCGCACGGTGGACGCGCTGCTCGACATCGCCTCGGATGTGGCGCCCGCGTCGGCGTTGGACACCCTGCGGCCGACGATCGAACAACTCGTCAACGCGCCGACGGCCGGATTCGCGTTGGTGGCGGGCATCGTGGGCGCGTTGTGGACCGCGTCGGGTTACGTCGGCGCGTTCGGTCGCGCGATGAACCGCATCTACGAAATCGATGAGGGCCGACCGGTGTGGAAGCTGCGACCGGTGCAGCTGCTGCTGACACTGATCGGTCTGGTGATGGCGGCTGCCGTGGTGTTCATGCTCGCGGTCAGCGGACCGGTTGCCCAGGCGCTCGGCGATGCGATCGGGTTGGGCGATGCGGCGGTCACGGCGTGGAACGTGGTTCGGTGGCCGCTGATCCTGCTCTTTGTCGTGCTTGCGGTCGCGATCCTGTACTACGTCACACCCAACGTCCAGCAGCCGAAATTCCGATGGATCAGCGGCGGCGCGGCGCTCGCGATCGTCGTGTGGCTGCTCGCGTCGCTGGGGTTCGGGCTCTACGTGGCCAACTTCGGCAGCTACAACAAGACGTACGGCGCGTTGGCCGGTGTCATCGTGTTCCTTCTGTGGTTGTGGATCACGAACCTGGCGCTGCTGTTCGGCGCGGAGGTGGACGCCGAGGTCGAGCGAGGCCGTCAACTGCAGGCCGGTCTGCCCGCCGAGCACGAGTTGCAGTTACCGCCCAAGGACGACCACAACATCCGCAAGGAAGAGGCTGCCGAGAAGAAGGATGCCAAGCGGGCCAGGCGGCTACGTCTGTCCCGCGGGCGCAAACACTGAGGGCATACTCGCGGGCGTGACCCGTCGAATTCACGTCATCGGCATCGGCGCGGGCGACCCCGACTACGTCACCGCCCAAGCGGTGGCCGCGCTCAACGACACGCAGGTGTTTTTCGCGATGGACAAGGGATCCCGCACGCGAGGAGGACAAAATGCAGAAGCGAAGGACGACCTGGTGGCGCTGCGGCGACACATCTGCCAACGCTTCATCCGCGAGCCCGGATACCGCTTCGTCGAACTGTCCGACCCGCCGCGGGTCAGAGACGTCCCTGACGGGCCGGCGTACCGGCAAGCGGTGGCCGACTGGCACGCCGCGCGAGCGCGGGTGTGGGCCGACGCGATCGAGAACGAACTCGCGCCCGACGGCGTTGGCGGCTTCCTCGCGTGGGGCGACCCGTCGCTCTACGACAGCACCCTGCGCATCCTGGACACCGTCGCGATTCACGTCGACATCGACTGCGACGTCATCCCGGGCATCACCGCGATCCAGGCGCTCACCGCGCGACATCGCATCCCCCTCAACGACGTCGGCGAACCGGTGCTGGTCACCACCGGCAGACAACTGCGCGACCACGGCCTGACCGGAAGCGCGGTCGTGATGCTCGACGCCGACTGTTCGTTTCTGACGTGCCCGCCTGACACCCGCATCTGGTGGGGCGCCTATCTCGGTACACCCGACGAATTGCTGATGGCCGGCACCGTCGGTGACGTCGGTGAAGAGATCGCCCGGGTGCGCGCCGACGCGCGGCAGCGTCACGGCTGGATCATGGACACCTATCTGCTGCGGTCGGCGAACGCACACGGTTGACGGGTTGATTGCACGCACCGGGTGCGTGGGATCAACCCGTCAAAGCCCTCACTCGCCCCGGCGCTCGGGGTCGTTGCGCTGCATCCACAGCCGGTAGACCTCGATCGCGGCGTCGTCGGGCTGATAGCGCATCGGCAGCCGCCGTTCGTCCCAGTTCTTGGCGAATTCGTCGTAGAAGGTGTTGAGCTCGAAGTACTTTCGATCGTCGACGTAGTAGCGGGCGTAGTCGTCGCGGGTGGTCAGAAAGACGACTTCGTCGGGGGAGCAGTAGTACAACGAGCCCAGACACATCGGGCACGGGTGGGCGAGAACGTAGATGGTGGCGCCGGTCAGGTGCTCGGTGCCGAGCTTCGTGCACGCCTTCCGGATCGCCAGGATCTCGGCGTGTGCGGTCGGATCATGCGTCTGGGCAACCTGATTGGCGCTCTCGGCCAGCACCTCACCGTCTCTGGCGATGACGGTCGCGAACGGGCGACCGCCCTCCTCGACGTTTCGTCGTGCCAGATCCACGGTCCGTTGTACGAAATCCACGGCTGCCCCTTCGGTTCATCGACTCGTTTAGGCTAATGCGATGTCGTTCCTCTTGCGGGCCGCTTTGACCGGCATCGCGCTGTGGGTGGTGACGCTGCTCGTCCCAGGAATCAGGTTCGTGGGGGCCGAATCGCAACTGCAGGAAATCGGCATCATCTTCGTCGTCGCGGTGGTCTTCGGTCTGGTCAACGCGATCATCAAGCCGATCGTGCAGATCATCTCCATCCCGCTCTACATCCTGACTCTCGGCCTGATCCACATCGTCATCAACGCGTTGATGTTGTGGATCACGTCGTGGATCACCGAGCACACGACGCACTGGGGCCTCTACATCGACGACTTCTGGTGGACGGCGATCTGGGCCGCGATCGTGCTGTCGATCGTGAGTTGGCTGCTGTCGCTGGTCACTGGTGGTGCCGTGCGACGCGATTGACCGGCACACTGGAACCATGCCCGAACTTCCCGAAGTCGAAGCACTCGCCGACCACCTGCGCCGCCACGCCGTCGGCCAGACGGTGGGACGCATCGACGTATCGGCGTTCTCGGTGCTCAAGACCTTCGACCCGCCGATCACCGCGCTCCACGGTCAGACCGTCACCGGAGCCGACCGGTGGGGGAAGTACCTCGGTCTGAAGGTCGGCGATCTGCACCTGATCACCCATCTGTCGCGCGCGGGGTGGTTGCGCTGGTCGGACAAGCTGGCGGCGGCGCCGCTGAAGCCGGGCAAGGGGCCAATCGCGTTGCGTGTACACCTCGGGCCCCCGGGCGAGGGCGCGGGTTTCGACCTCACCGAGGCCGGCACACAGAAACGGCTCGCGGTGTGGGTGGTCGACGATCCGGTCAAGGTTCCCGGCATCGCCACGCTGGGTCCCGACGCGCTGTCGCTGGGGCCCGACGACCTCGCCGGGTTGCTCGCGGCCAACAGGGGGCGGATCAAGACGGTGATTACCGACCAGAAGGTCATCGCGGGTATCGGCAACGCCTACAGCGACGAGATTCTGCACGTCGCGCGGATCTCCCCGTTCGCGACGGCGGCCAAGCTGACCGACGCGCAGCTGTCGGCGCTGCACGACGCGATGATCGGTGTGCTCTCCGATGCGGTGACCCGCTCGGTGGGCCAGCAGGCCGCGACGCTCAAGGGTGAGAAGCGGTCCGGCCTACGCGTGCACGCTCGAGCCGGGCTGCCCTGCCCCGTCTGCGGCGACACCGTGCGCGAAGTGTCGTTCGCAGACAAGTCGTTTCAGTACTGCCCGACGTGCCAGACGGGCGGCAAGGTGCTCGCCGATCGGCGGCTGTCGCGGCTACTCAAGTGAGCTTGCAGTACGACCGGGTGGCCGCCGACAGCGCGTGCCGGTAGAGCGGGTCGAGTTGGCGGGCGTTGACGACGGCGTCGATCGCGTGTTTGAGTTCGAACGTGCAGTTCGGTGCGTGCAGCGAATTCCACTGCTGCGCAATCTCATCGACCATGGCCTTGTTGAACTCGTCGATCTGCGAACGTGTCGCGTTCAGGTCGGGTGCGGTGTTAGGGGCGGAGGCGGGGTCGAACTTCCACTGACCGAAGCGGGTGTACTCCACACCCTCGGTGGCGTCGATCTGGTTGGTGAAGACCGCGCGCACATACCCCTGGTCGATGCCGCGCGCGGAGGCGTCGGCGGCGACAGCATCCAGGACAGCATCGGCGCGCTGCCGGTCCGTGATCGGCCCGCCGTTGATCCACTTGGCGGCCGCGACATCGTCGGCCGTCGCCAGGCGCTGCGCAGCGGTGTCGACCAACCGGTAGAGCCCAGAAGCGGGTTGACCGGCGGCGACCCCAGGGGAGAGCGCGACGAACAGGGCCACGAGCAGGAATGTAGCGCTCCGCAAAAGAATCATGCGGTCATTCTGACGGCGATTCCCTCGCTTAGTCTGTCGGGGTGACTCGGCAGAAGATATTGATCACCGGTGCGAGCTCCGGGCTGGGCGCCGGGATGGCCCGCGCATTCGCCGCAAAGGGCCGTGACCTGGCGTTGTGTGCCCGGCGCATCGACCGACTCGATGAACTCAAAGCCGAGCTGCTCGAGCGGCATCGCGGGATCAACGTCGCTGTCGCCGCCCTCGACGTCACCGATCACGAGCAGGTGCCCAAGGTGTTCGCCGAGCTCAGCGATGAACTCGGCGGCATCGACCGCGTCATCGTCAATGCCGGCGTGGGCAAGGGTGCGCCGCTGGGCTCGGGCAAACTGTGGGCGAACAAAGCCACCATCGAAACGAATCTCGTTGCGGCACTTGTCCAAATCGAGACCGCGCTCGAGATGTTCAAGAAGGCCGGCAGCGGACACCTGGTGCTGGTTTCGTCGGTTCTCGGAAACAAGGGCGTGCCCGGCGTCAAGGCCGCCTACGCCGCCAGCAAGGCCGGCGTGTCGTCGCTCGGGGAATCCTTGCGCGCGGAGTACGCGCACGGGCCGATCAAGGTCACGGTGCTCGAACCCGGTTACATCGAGTCCGAGATGACGGCGAAATCGCAGTCGACGACGTTGATGGTGGACAACGAAACCGGCGTGCGGGCAATGGTCGCCGCGATCGAACGCGAAAGTGGGCGCGCGGCGGTTCCGTGGTGGCCGTGGGCCCCGCTGGTCAAAGTCCTGCGGGTACTGCCGCCGCAACTGACAACGCCGTTCGCCTGAGCCTCCGTGTAGAGGCTGGCGCTTGGGGGAACCCGCAGCGCTAGTTCCTAGAGGAGGTATCTATGAGGGTGCTGTTGACCGGGGGTACCGGGTTTGTCGGGGCGTGGACGGCGAAAGCGGTGGCCGATGCGGGTCACCAGGTGAGGTTTCTGGTCCGCGATCCGGCCCGGCTCAAGACGAGCGCCGCGGAGATCGGCGTCGCGACCGACGACTACGCCGTAGGCGACATCGCCGACGCCGAGTCGACCGCCGCGGCGATGGATGGTTGCGACGCCGTAATCCACTCGGCGGCAATGGTTTCAGTGGACCCTCGGCAGGCCGACAAGATGCTGCGGACCAACCTCGACGGTGCCCACAACGTGCTCGGTGTGGCTGCGGAACGTGGCCTCGACCCGATCATCCACGTCTCCAGCTTCACGGCGTTGTTCGACCCCAACTGCAGCGTTCTCCATGCCGACCTCCCGGTGGTGGGCGGGTCCGACGGCTACGGGAAGTCGAAAGCGGAGGTGGAGAAGTACGCGCGAGGCCTCCAGGATGCGGGTGCGCCGGTGAGCATCACGTACCCGGGCATGGTGCTGGGGCCGCCGGCGGGCAACCAGTTCGGTGAAGCGGCAGAAGGTGTTCAAGCCGCGGTCCAGATGCGTGGGGTGCCGGGCCGCGGTGCCGCGTGGATCGTGGTCGACGTTCGAGACCTGGCCGCGTTGCATGCGGCGTTACTCGAGCCGGGCAAGGGACCACGCCGATATATGGCCGGCGGCAAGCGAGTTCCGATCGCCGACCTGGCGACGATGATCGGGAAGGCGGCGAACATGTCGCTGCGGGTGTACCCGGTACCGGATACGTTGTTGCGCAACATCGGAAAGGTAGTCGACGTCGTGGGCCCGCTTCTGCCCTTCGACGCGCCGGTCACCGCGGCGGCGATGCAGTACTACACGCAGATGCCGTCGTCTGACGATTCGCCCAGCGAGACCGAACTGGGAATCTCGTACCGCGATCCCCAGGAAACGCTGGCGGACACCGTTTCCGGGTTGAGACGAGTCGGAAGGCTGTGACCGGTGCCTCATCCGGCGAAGAAAGTTTGAAGGTTTCAGTAAACCCCTGACGTGGTAGCCCTCAGGACATGAACGTGAAACTGACGAAGATGATGCCCCTGTTGTTCTCGGGCGCCGCGGCAGTTGCCTTCGCAGTCGCGCCGGTGGCCGGTGCGCAGCCGGCGCCTCCTCCGTGTCTGAATGCCGACGGCACCCCGTGTGCGGTGACCGGCAACATCGACGCCTCTCCCGGTGGCGGTGCTGACGTGAACGTTCCCGGTGGTCCGCAAGGCACCGCTGATGGCGGCGGTGCGGCCGGTGTGATCCCCGGTGGCCCCGGTGGTAAGGCCGGACCCGGCGGCGCAAGCGGCTCGCTGGCTCCGAACGGACCTGGCGGAACAGCCGGCCCCGGTGGCGCGAGCGGCTGCCTGCCGAACGTCGGCTGCATCAACATCCCTGCCCCGTAACCACTAGCCAGCTCCATCCAGCGCCCAGCCAACGCGGCGCACGCTCTTCGCTGAGCGTGCGCCGCGTTGCTTTTCTGTAGGGACCCGGGCTTCAACGCCGAACGTGCGGTTTCCTCCGCATCCGAGGGCGTGTCACGTATGAATCCGCACCTTCGCGTAGCTAGGCACGTTCCAACGGTTTGACATTTTGTTGGGTTTTCCCAACACTGTGTTGTGTGAGTCCGGTGAAAAGGGGAAAAACGCTCCCCATCCACAACCGCATCGGTGTCCTGCGCGCAGAGCGTCGGATGACCCGAGCCGAGCTCGCCGCGCTGATCGACGTGAACCCGCAGACGGTCGGCGCGCTCGAACGTGGCGACCACTATCCGAGCCTGGACCTGGCGTTCCGGATCTGCGATGTCTTCGGTCTCCCCGTCGAGGCGGTGTTCTCCCGAACGGAGTTCACCCCGTTGTCCACCGAGCTCTACCGCACGAACACCCGATCGCAAGGAGGAGACCGAGATGTCCCCGTCGACCCGGCAGGCTGACCACACGTTGCTCGACCGCTACCAGGAGTCCCGCACCCGGCGGTTCCTCAAAAGAGAGCGCACATACGCGAATCTGCTTCCCGGCTGGCGCACGCAGTCCCGGCGGCGGCTTCTCGTCGTGGGTTTGGCCATCACGTTCGCGTTCCTGTTCGCGGTGAGCGTCTTGAGCGCATTCGGACTGCGGTGGGCACCCCTGCTCTGGCTGGGAGTGTGCATCGTCTTCCTCCCGCTGTGGACGATGCTGCAGATCGTGTCTGGCAGGCAGGGCGACGCCCCGGAGGCCGCACTCGACGAATACGAGGTGCAGCAGCGCAACAGTGCCCGCTCGATCGGTCTGACGATCACCCAGTACCTGATGCTGATCCCGATCGGCTACCTCCTCGTCGCGTCGATCTATCTGCAGGACACCGACACCGACGTGGCCTACTCGGGCGCGCTGATGTCGTTGGCCGTCCTGGTGTTCGGCGGTTGCGCGCCGGCGATGATCCTGGGCTGGTCCCGGCCGGACCCCGACGCCTGAACCGCGTTCAGAATCCCTGCGTCGGTAGAGTCGGCGACAGCCGTAGAAAGGATCCCGATGCTCGCCCTGACCACCTGGACCGGAGGACTGCTCGTCGCGACAGGGGTGATCGCGTACTTCGCCAGCGGGGCGGTCAGCGTCACCGCCCTGATTCCGGCCTTCGTCGGCATCCTCCTGCTCATCGCCGCCCTGATCGGGCGCCGCTCCGATCAAGCCCGCAAGATCGCAATGCACGCCGCCCTGGTGATCGCGCTGCTCGCCGCGCTCGGCGCGCTGCGCAACGTGTTCGGTCTTGGCGAGGTGTTCGCGGGCACGGCCGAGCGACCCGCAGCCGTCATCACGAGCACCATCATGTTCGTTCTGCTGCTGGTGTACTTGATCGCCGGTGTGCGCTCCTTCGTGAAGGCCCGCGCGGCACGCTGAGTCAGGCGGATCGTCCGCGTTCGCTGCGGTACCGGCGCACCAACGCGTCGGTCGAGGAGTCCGACTGTTCGGCGGGGGAGCCGTCGGCGGTGATGACCGGGAGCAGCGCCTTGGCTTGAGTCTTACCGAGTTCGACACCCCACTGATCGAACGAGTCGATACCCCAGACGACTCCCTCGGTGAACACCTGGTGTTCGTAGAGTGCGATCAACTGTCCGAGCACCGACGGGGTCAACTGGGTCGCGAGGATCGACGTGCTGGGCCGGTTACCCGGCATCACCTTGTGCGGCACCACATCCGGCGGAGTGCCTTCGGCGGCGATCTCCTCGGCGGTCTTGCCGAATGCGAGGACCTGCGTCTGGGCGAAGAAGTTGCTCATCAACAGGTCGTGCATGCTGCCCTTGCCATCGGCGGTCGGCAGGTCGTCGGTGGGCTGTGAGAAGCCGATGAAGTCGGAAGGCACCAGACGCGTGCCCTGATGCAGCAGTTGATAGAACGCGTGCTGGCCGTTGGTTCCCGGTTCGCCCCAGAAGATCTCACCGGTGCTCGTGGTGACCGGCGTACCGTCGGCGCGCACCGACTTGCCGTTCGACTCCATCGTCAGCTGCTGCAGATAGGCGGCGAAGCGGGCCAGGTCATTCGAATACGGCAGCACCGCACGGGTTTCAGCGCCGAAGAACTCGTTGTACCAGAGCCCGATCAGTCCGAGCAGCGCAGGTACGTTGGACTCCAGCGGTGCGGTGCGGAAGTGCTCGTCGACGATGTGGAACCCGGACAGGAACTCGGCGAACCGCTCGCGGCCGATCACCGCCATCACGCTCAAGCCGATCGCGCTGTCGACCGAATACCGGCCGCCGACCCAGTCCCAGAATCCGAACATGTTCTCGGTGTTGATGCCGAAATCGTCGACCAGCTTCTTGTTCGTCGATACCGCCACGAAATGCCGTGACACCGCGGCGTTTCCGAGCGCATCGGTCAGCCAGCGACGCGCCGCCGTCGCGTTGGTCAGCGTCTCGAGCGTCGAGAACGTCTTCGACGCGACGATGAAAAGCGTTGTCGCAGGGTCGAGCCCGTCGAGGGTGGCGACCAGATCGGCAGGGTCGACGTTGGAGACGAACCGCGCCGAGATGCCCGCGTCGGCATAGTGCCGTAACGCGAGGGTGACCATCGCCGGTCCGAGGTCCGACCCGCCGATGCCGATGTTGACGACGGTCTTGATCGCCTCGCCCGTTGCGCCGGTCCACTCGCCGCTGCGCAACCGGTCGGTGAAGTCACCCATCTTGTCGAGCACCTCGTGCACGTCGGCGACGACGTTCTGCCCGTCGACGACCAGTTGGGCACCGCGCGGCAACCGCAAGGCGGTATGCAGGACGGCGCGGTCCTCGGAGGTGTTGATGTGCACGCCGGAGAACATCGCGTCACGCTTCTGCTCCAAGCGCGCCGCGCGGGCCAAATCCACCAGCAGGCTCAGCGTCTCGCGCGTGACCCGATGCTTGCTGTAGTCGATGTAGAGGTCGCCGACCGTCATGGCGAGCTCGGTGCCGCGGGCCGGATCCTCGGCGAACAACTCGCGCAGGTGTTTCGCACCGATATCACCGTGATGCCGCTGCAACGCCTGCCACGCCGGAGTCGCGGTGATATCGGGTATCTGGTCGGAGTCGGCACTCATGAACATGACCCTAGTGCGGCGAAATGGCCAAAGGTGTACAGAAGAGTTATGGATACCGCGAAGCTGCTGTCGTCAGTGCCCACCGGACTGTGGATCGGTGGTGAGGAACGCGAGAGCGCGTCCACCTTCGATGTGCTCGACCCGTCCGACGACTCGGTGATCGCCTCCGTCGCCAACGCGACCGCCGACGATGCGATCGCCGCGCTCGACGCCGCGTGCGCCGTGCAGGCCGAGTGGGCGGCCACCGCCCCGCGCGAACGCGGCGAGATCCTGCGCGCGGTGTTCGAGAAGATCACCGAACGCGCCGAGGACATCGCGACGCTGATGACTCTCGAGATGGGCAAGGTGCTGCGCGAGAGCATG includes:
- the pgi gene encoding glucose-6-phosphate isomerase, which codes for MSADSDQIPDITATPAWQALQRHHGDIGAKHLRELFAEDPARGTELAMTVGDLYIDYSKHRVTRETLSLLVDLARAARLEQKRDAMFSGVHINTSEDRAVLHTALRLPRGAQLVVDGQNVVADVHEVLDKMGDFTDRLRSGEWTGATGEAIKTVVNIGIGGSDLGPAMVTLALRHYADAGISARFVSNVDPADLVATLDGLDPATTLFIVASKTFSTLETLTNATAARRWLTDALGNAAVSRHFVAVSTNKKLVDDFGINTENMFGFWDWVGGRYSVDSAIGLSVMAVIGRERFAEFLSGFHIVDEHFRTAPLESNVPALLGLIGLWYNEFFGAETRAVLPYSNDLARFAAYLQQLTMESNGKSVRADGTPVTTSTGEIFWGEPGTNGQHAFYQLLHQGTRLVPSDFIGFSQPTDDLPTADGKGSMHDLLMSNFFAQTQVLAFGKTAEEIAAEGTPPDVVPHKVMPGNRPSTSILATQLTPSVLGQLIALYEHQVFTEGVVWGIDSFDQWGVELGKTQAKALLPVITADGSPAEQSDSSTDALVRRYRSERGRSA